The Leucobacter chromiiresistens genome has a window encoding:
- the argS gene encoding arginine--tRNA ligase, which yields MTPQELSQALAAILADLFAARGSDIEVTEQDTQVERPKNRDHGDWASNAAMKFAKRVGANPRELADEIVARALQIDGIAKAEVAGPGFINLTLDAASAGETARRVVEQGERYGRSDVLAGQNINLEFVSANPTGPLHMGHTRWAALGDSTARVLRAAGAQVTSEYYINDAGSQMNKFGRSVLAAVLGEDAPEDAYPGEYIQELGRKVREQLPHVVELAANDRARALEEVQEAAYQTQLAEIKDSLERFNVHFDVYFSERSLHEEGPDGSPSPISAAIDRLREQGYVFEEDDAIWVRTTAFGDDKDRVFTRGNGVYTYFAADAAYYLSKMDRGFGEKIYLLGADHHGYIGRLTAIAGAAGDNIETDVSVLIGQLVNLDGARLSKRAGNIIELDDLLEWLGSDALRYWLARYPADSPLSLDGEKVRSRTNDNPVFYVQYAHARTCAVDRNAEAAGVDRSAFAPELLTHATETELLGKLQQYPGIVAGAAELREPHRIARFLEELAGAYHRWYDNCRVIPLGEEPVADLHRTRLWLNDAAGQVLRNGLDLLGVSAPERL from the coding sequence GTGACGCCACAAGAACTCTCTCAAGCTCTCGCCGCCATTCTCGCCGACCTCTTCGCGGCTCGCGGATCCGACATCGAGGTCACCGAGCAGGATACGCAGGTGGAGCGACCGAAGAACCGCGATCACGGAGACTGGGCGTCGAACGCGGCCATGAAGTTCGCGAAGCGCGTCGGGGCGAACCCGCGCGAGCTCGCCGACGAGATCGTCGCGCGCGCACTGCAGATCGACGGCATCGCGAAGGCGGAGGTCGCCGGGCCGGGGTTCATCAACCTGACGCTCGACGCCGCGAGCGCCGGCGAGACGGCGCGGCGCGTGGTCGAGCAGGGGGAGCGCTACGGGCGCTCGGACGTGCTCGCGGGGCAGAACATCAACCTGGAGTTCGTCTCGGCGAACCCCACCGGGCCGCTGCACATGGGGCACACCCGCTGGGCGGCGCTCGGCGATTCGACGGCGCGGGTGCTGCGCGCCGCCGGCGCGCAGGTCACGAGCGAGTACTACATCAACGACGCCGGCTCGCAGATGAACAAGTTCGGGCGATCCGTGCTGGCAGCGGTGCTCGGGGAGGATGCTCCGGAGGACGCCTACCCGGGGGAGTACATCCAGGAGCTCGGGCGCAAGGTGCGCGAGCAGCTCCCGCACGTCGTGGAGCTCGCCGCGAACGACCGGGCGCGCGCACTCGAAGAGGTGCAGGAGGCGGCCTACCAGACGCAGCTCGCCGAGATCAAGGATTCGCTCGAGCGCTTCAACGTGCACTTCGACGTGTACTTCTCCGAGCGCTCGCTGCACGAGGAGGGGCCCGACGGATCGCCGAGCCCGATCTCCGCGGCCATCGACCGCCTGCGCGAGCAGGGGTACGTGTTCGAGGAGGACGACGCGATCTGGGTGCGCACCACGGCCTTCGGCGACGACAAGGATCGCGTGTTCACCCGCGGCAACGGCGTCTACACCTACTTCGCCGCTGACGCCGCCTACTACCTCTCGAAGATGGACCGCGGCTTCGGCGAGAAGATCTACCTGCTGGGCGCCGACCACCACGGCTACATCGGGCGCCTCACGGCGATCGCGGGCGCTGCGGGCGACAACATCGAGACCGACGTCTCGGTGCTCATCGGCCAGCTCGTGAACCTCGACGGGGCGCGCCTCTCGAAGCGCGCCGGCAACATCATCGAGCTCGACGACCTGCTCGAGTGGCTCGGGTCGGACGCCCTCCGCTACTGGCTCGCGCGGTACCCGGCCGATTCGCCGTTGTCGCTCGACGGCGAGAAGGTGCGCAGCCGCACGAACGACAACCCGGTGTTCTACGTGCAGTACGCCCATGCGCGCACGTGCGCGGTGGATCGGAACGCGGAGGCGGCCGGCGTCGACCGCAGCGCCTTCGCGCCCGAGCTGCTCACGCACGCGACCGAGACGGAGCTGCTCGGCAAGCTGCAGCAGTACCCGGGCATCGTCGCCGGCGCCGCGGAGCTGCGCGAGCCGCACCGCATCGCGCGCTTCCTCGAAGAGCTCGCAGGGGCCTACCACCGGTGGTACGACAACTGCCGCGTGATCCCGCTGGGCGAGGAGCCCGTCGCCGACCTGCATCGCACCCGTCTGTGGCTGAACGACGCCGCGGGCCAGGTGCTGCGCAACGGGCTCGATCTGCTGGGCGTCTCCGCGCCCGAGCGGCTCTGA
- a CDS encoding LmeA family phospholipid-binding protein, whose translation MHAQRNGSRWWTKLIIVVVVVGLLAGAAELALRLIIPGVVAGAVRSQLDLTDDHPVDVALGGSALLNAFRGGVGDVTVDVPDAPLVEGVQADASLRADLVPFNPTSGEISDGSVELRLDQEQLGPVIETVTQGVAQSGEVRDGELVVGRALEAFGQQVSVSARLGLQVVDGAVEITPLGLQAAGFDFSAEQLAQATGTLLDPILQPQTVCVADQLPVGVTLTDIVLSSTGSVTVRADLAPGILSDPEQQQPGVCG comes from the coding sequence ATGCACGCGCAGCGGAACGGATCCCGGTGGTGGACGAAGCTGATCATCGTCGTGGTGGTCGTCGGCCTGCTGGCCGGCGCCGCTGAGCTCGCACTCCGGCTCATCATTCCGGGGGTCGTCGCCGGCGCGGTGCGCTCGCAGCTCGACCTGACCGACGATCATCCCGTCGACGTGGCGCTCGGAGGCTCTGCGCTGCTCAACGCGTTCCGCGGCGGCGTCGGCGACGTGACGGTCGACGTGCCCGACGCGCCGCTCGTCGAGGGCGTGCAGGCGGATGCGTCGCTGCGCGCCGACCTGGTGCCGTTCAACCCGACGTCGGGCGAGATCTCCGACGGCTCCGTCGAGCTCCGCCTGGATCAGGAGCAGCTCGGTCCGGTCATCGAGACGGTGACGCAGGGCGTCGCCCAGTCCGGCGAGGTGCGCGACGGCGAGCTCGTGGTCGGCCGGGCGCTGGAGGCGTTCGGCCAGCAGGTCAGCGTCTCGGCGCGTCTCGGCCTGCAGGTGGTCGACGGCGCGGTCGAGATCACCCCGCTGGGGTTGCAGGCCGCGGGCTTCGACTTCTCGGCCGAGCAGCTCGCCCAGGCCACCGGAACGCTGCTCGACCCCATTCTGCAGCCGCAGACCGTGTGCGTCGCCGACCAGCTGCCGGTGGGGGTGACGCTCACCGACATCGTGCTCTCGAGCACGGGCTCGGTGACCGTGCGCGCCGACCTCGCTCCCGGCATCCTCTCCGACCCCGAGCAGCAGCAGCCGGGCGTCTGCGGCTGA
- a CDS encoding PucR family transcriptional regulator, translating to MALDLSAVARAVGGACVAARLPERTPVDGVAALDEYVVIGNPAYATLVTADPERLLDALAQPASGDALLGAVFVSPDDDAALRARLAARGMTAILGTALAGPALHTALRALIADDRAAADRLVTAGMNVLTQVARRGGVTAVIAELARRIDGWAVLLDAHGQVIASAGAGRLHVSDAAAFALGRPVRVRHDGLQLHRVGSEQDLAGSLVIATRSSRTSHARDLSSLAAALFDLLLRSHDPSLTEHLGRGALIDILVDGGPRAEALLHRWGVHERTLTAFELGTRTRTIDLERLLRRWFDELGAEHVFAADHGHIRGFVRDDLVDELIERVASFAPVAGLRVHIGVGDPAPAQSLARTAAQAHQALDAALDDGRPTARYGELPSVRLVLSALDAATGSRLTALLEPLAETRGQHDDLARTLHVFLAENGAHRASAARLGIHRQTLVARIRRAEALTGLDLARADDRSAAWLALRAIGL from the coding sequence ATGGCCCTCGATCTCTCCGCGGTGGCGCGCGCCGTCGGCGGCGCTTGCGTCGCCGCCCGGCTCCCCGAGCGCACCCCCGTCGACGGCGTCGCCGCACTCGACGAGTACGTCGTGATCGGCAACCCCGCCTACGCGACGCTCGTCACGGCAGACCCCGAACGGCTGCTCGACGCCCTCGCGCAGCCGGCGTCGGGCGACGCGCTGCTCGGGGCGGTCTTCGTCTCCCCCGACGACGACGCCGCGCTGCGCGCACGGCTCGCAGCGCGCGGCATGACCGCGATCCTCGGCACCGCCCTCGCCGGACCCGCCCTGCACACCGCCCTCCGCGCCCTCATCGCCGATGACCGCGCCGCGGCCGACCGGCTCGTCACCGCGGGCATGAACGTGCTGACGCAGGTCGCGAGACGCGGCGGGGTCACCGCCGTGATCGCCGAGCTCGCCCGCCGCATCGACGGATGGGCCGTGCTGCTCGACGCCCACGGGCAGGTCATCGCGAGCGCCGGCGCCGGGCGGCTGCACGTCTCGGACGCGGCCGCCTTCGCGCTCGGGCGGCCGGTGCGCGTGCGCCACGACGGCCTGCAACTGCACCGCGTCGGCTCGGAGCAGGATCTCGCCGGATCGCTCGTCATCGCCACCCGGTCGAGCCGCACCAGCCACGCCCGTGACCTCTCATCGCTCGCCGCAGCCCTCTTCGACCTGCTGCTGCGCAGTCACGACCCGTCCCTGACGGAGCACCTGGGGCGCGGGGCCCTCATCGACATCCTCGTCGACGGCGGGCCGCGCGCGGAGGCGCTGCTGCACCGCTGGGGCGTGCACGAGCGCACCCTCACCGCGTTCGAGCTGGGCACCCGCACCCGCACCATCGACCTCGAGCGCCTGCTCCGGCGCTGGTTCGACGAGCTCGGCGCGGAGCACGTCTTCGCGGCGGACCACGGGCACATCCGCGGATTCGTGCGCGACGATCTCGTCGACGAGCTGATCGAGCGCGTCGCCTCGTTCGCGCCCGTCGCCGGGCTGCGCGTGCACATCGGGGTCGGCGATCCCGCGCCCGCCCAGTCCCTCGCCCGCACCGCAGCGCAGGCCCACCAGGCGCTCGACGCCGCACTCGACGACGGCAGGCCGACCGCGCGCTACGGCGAACTGCCGTCCGTGCGGCTGGTGCTCTCAGCGCTCGACGCCGCGACCGGCTCCCGGCTGACCGCTCTGCTCGAGCCGCTCGCGGAGACCCGCGGGCAGCACGACGATCTGGCGCGCACCCTGCACGTCTTCTTGGCCGAGAACGGAGCGCATCGGGCGAGCGCGGCGAGGCTCGGCATCCACCGTCAGACGCTCGTCGCGCGCATCCGCCGCGCCGAGGCCCTCACCGGGCTGGATCTCGCGCGCGCCGACGACCGCTCCGCCGCGTGGCTGGCGCTGCGCGCGATCGGCCTCTGA
- a CDS encoding alcohol dehydrogenase catalytic domain-containing protein, translating into MQAVVFRDPETRAEVTDVTLAAPRAGEVRVKIAAAGVCHSDLHVKRGEWDAPAPMVMGHEGAGTVVELGEGVTSLAVGDHVVLSWVPPCGECRYCLQGHEARCQKVVEVNNAHGSLFDGTSRLSRTDDGEPLRHYLSVSSFAEEVVVPVSGAIKVRDDAPLDVIAVVGCAVATGVGAVLNTAGVEPGATVAVIGCGGVGLNVVQGAKLAGAERIVAIDIVPEKTAMALQFGATDRIDASERDAVEQLFDLLPDGADYVFDAIGRTSTTEQAIRMLGLGGAAVIVGLPPTGAKASFEPLVLAEADQRILGSNYGSVRPSIDIPALVDRYMDGQLKLDPLISGRRPLAEAAEALDDLETGGVLRTLLIP; encoded by the coding sequence ATGCAGGCTGTCGTGTTCCGAGATCCCGAGACTCGCGCGGAGGTCACCGATGTGACCCTGGCCGCGCCCCGAGCGGGCGAGGTGCGGGTGAAGATCGCCGCCGCCGGCGTGTGCCACTCCGATCTGCACGTGAAGCGCGGCGAGTGGGACGCCCCGGCCCCCATGGTCATGGGCCACGAGGGCGCCGGCACCGTCGTCGAGCTCGGCGAGGGCGTCACCTCGCTCGCCGTCGGCGACCACGTCGTGCTCAGCTGGGTGCCGCCGTGCGGCGAGTGCCGCTACTGCCTGCAGGGGCACGAGGCGCGGTGCCAGAAGGTGGTCGAGGTGAACAACGCGCACGGGTCGCTGTTCGACGGCACCTCCCGCCTCAGCCGCACCGACGATGGCGAGCCCCTGCGCCACTACCTGAGCGTCTCATCGTTCGCCGAGGAGGTGGTGGTGCCCGTCTCCGGCGCCATCAAGGTGCGCGACGACGCCCCGCTCGATGTCATCGCGGTCGTCGGGTGCGCAGTCGCGACCGGTGTCGGGGCGGTGCTGAACACCGCCGGCGTCGAGCCGGGGGCCACGGTGGCCGTGATCGGCTGCGGCGGCGTCGGCCTGAACGTCGTGCAGGGCGCGAAGCTCGCGGGGGCGGAGCGCATCGTCGCGATCGACATCGTGCCCGAGAAGACGGCGATGGCGCTCCAGTTCGGGGCGACCGACCGCATCGACGCGTCCGAGCGCGACGCCGTCGAGCAGCTCTTCGATCTGCTCCCCGACGGAGCGGACTACGTCTTCGACGCGATCGGCCGCACCTCGACGACGGAGCAGGCGATCCGCATGCTCGGTCTCGGCGGCGCCGCGGTGATCGTGGGGCTGCCGCCGACCGGCGCGAAGGCCTCCTTCGAGCCGCTCGTGCTCGCTGAAGCCGACCAGCGCATCCTCGGCTCCAACTACGGCTCGGTGCGACCCTCCATCGACATCCCCGCCCTCGTCGACCGGTACATGGACGGCCAGCTGAAGCTCGACCCGCTCATCTCGGGCCGCCGCCCGCTCGCCGAGGCGGCCGAGGCCCTCGACGATCTCGAGACCGGGGGCGTGCTGCGCACCCTCCTCATCCCCTGA
- a CDS encoding APC family permease, with the protein MTTTAPRTADAGLREGVMSGPELAAQAIASIAPSAVIAFTAASIYLGAGNGTVFAFLLATIVILCVGYIVSMFARQHASAGSLYTYVAKGLGPTGAFAAGVALLIGSWGIAAGSLGGAISYTSDLLGIFGVPASGTVWLVVLAVVIGGLATFFTIRGIRISARVSLVLELVSVAIILVLLVAALVWLGPEAWDPGQFSFEGVPFQGVAAGMVLGILGFVGFSSADALGREARNPHTAIPRAIMWSAVAVGVLYVFAAYTQIAVLGDELGEVASPLQAIDERIGMPAWFAPLLVFGVAASFFAVVVAPLNVVGRIVYVMGKEGVVPERFGRTHATHLTPHRVLLVAGPAAIALDVVLIVAGTHPMDIVVWVDTYATYGYMVAYALVAVAGIAYTRRNGMRSGAITIAAVVAVLAMAYVFFANVWPVPAFPINILPYLFAATMLIAFLRFWWLRAKRPEVLQRIGNTHTDMLEGVG; encoded by the coding sequence ATGACCACCACAGCACCACGCACCGCCGACGCAGGCCTGAGAGAAGGCGTGATGTCGGGCCCCGAGCTCGCCGCGCAGGCCATCGCCAGCATCGCTCCGAGCGCCGTCATCGCCTTCACGGCGGCCTCCATCTACCTCGGGGCCGGCAACGGCACCGTGTTCGCCTTCCTCCTCGCCACCATCGTGATCCTCTGCGTCGGCTACATCGTCTCGATGTTCGCCCGGCAGCACGCGTCGGCGGGGTCCCTCTACACGTACGTCGCGAAGGGGCTGGGCCCGACCGGGGCGTTCGCCGCCGGAGTCGCGCTGCTCATCGGCTCGTGGGGCATCGCCGCGGGCTCGCTCGGCGGCGCGATCTCGTACACCTCCGACCTGCTCGGAATCTTCGGCGTCCCGGCGAGCGGAACGGTGTGGCTCGTCGTATTGGCCGTCGTCATCGGCGGCCTGGCCACGTTCTTCACCATCCGCGGCATCCGCATCTCGGCGCGGGTCTCGCTCGTGCTCGAACTGGTGTCGGTCGCCATCATCCTGGTGCTGCTCGTCGCAGCGCTCGTCTGGCTCGGGCCCGAGGCGTGGGATCCCGGTCAGTTCTCGTTCGAGGGCGTGCCGTTCCAGGGAGTCGCGGCCGGCATGGTGCTCGGCATCCTCGGCTTCGTCGGGTTCTCCTCCGCCGACGCCCTCGGGCGCGAGGCCCGCAACCCCCACACCGCGATCCCGCGCGCCATCATGTGGAGCGCCGTCGCCGTCGGCGTGCTCTACGTCTTCGCCGCGTACACGCAGATCGCGGTGCTCGGCGACGAGCTCGGCGAGGTCGCGAGCCCGCTGCAGGCCATCGACGAGCGCATCGGCATGCCCGCATGGTTCGCGCCGCTCCTCGTCTTCGGCGTCGCGGCATCGTTCTTCGCGGTCGTGGTCGCGCCCCTGAACGTCGTCGGGCGCATCGTCTACGTCATGGGCAAGGAGGGCGTCGTGCCCGAGCGATTCGGCCGCACGCACGCCACGCACCTCACCCCGCACCGCGTGCTGCTCGTCGCCGGCCCCGCCGCGATCGCACTCGACGTCGTCCTGATCGTCGCGGGCACGCACCCGATGGACATCGTCGTGTGGGTCGACACCTACGCGACGTACGGGTACATGGTGGCGTACGCGCTCGTCGCCGTCGCCGGCATCGCCTACACGCGGCGCAACGGCATGCGGAGCGGGGCGATCACGATCGCGGCGGTCGTCGCCGTGCTCGCGATGGCGTACGTGTTCTTCGCGAACGTGTGGCCGGTGCCGGCGTTCCCCATCAACATCCTCCCGTACCTGTTCGCCGCCACCATGCTGATCGCCTTCCTCCGCTTCTGGTGGCTCCGCGCGAAGCGCCCCGAGGTGCTGCAGCGCATCGGCAACACCCACACCGACATGCTCGAGGGCGTCGGCTAG
- the lysA gene encoding diaminopimelate decarboxylase has product MAQANPAADPNAIDPRVFPPSARRGAECRELKLNGIRATALTAEFGSPLYVVDEQAARTRARDVRAALEAEAARIGTGATVYYAGKAFLCVEVAQWMADEGLAIDVASGGELAVALAAGVDPARIGFHGNNKSEGEIARAVAAGVGTIIIDSALETERIARAASAAGRRQRVRLRVNSGVHASTHDFLATSHEDQKFGQPLAEAPRLVAAILDHDSLEFVGLHCHIGSQIFATDGFRESARRLLGAYPELERLLGGPVPELNLGGGFGIAYTSAQADEAPDVAAIARELADIVAETCAEIGIAVPQLAFEPGRAVIGQAGVTLYTVGTTKPVPLAGSDAAADAADLGFPERLYVSVDGGMSDNARPALYGADYQVRIANRVSDADPALVRVVGKHCESGDIVVQRDVLPGDVRPGDTLAVAVTGAYCWSLSSNYNYVPRPPVVAVSNGAARVIVRGETEDELLAKSVIPAPVAPAHAG; this is encoded by the coding sequence ATGGCACAGGCGAACCCCGCCGCCGATCCGAACGCGATCGACCCCCGCGTGTTCCCGCCGTCCGCGCGACGCGGTGCCGAGTGCCGCGAGCTGAAGCTCAACGGCATCCGGGCCACCGCCCTCACCGCGGAGTTCGGCTCTCCGCTGTACGTCGTCGACGAGCAGGCGGCCCGCACCCGGGCGCGCGACGTGCGCGCCGCGCTCGAAGCGGAGGCCGCGCGCATCGGCACCGGCGCCACCGTGTACTACGCGGGCAAGGCGTTCCTGTGCGTCGAGGTGGCGCAGTGGATGGCCGACGAGGGGCTCGCGATCGACGTCGCGAGCGGGGGAGAGCTCGCGGTGGCGCTCGCCGCCGGCGTGGATCCCGCGCGCATCGGCTTCCACGGCAACAACAAGTCGGAGGGCGAGATCGCGCGCGCCGTCGCGGCCGGGGTCGGCACGATCATCATCGACAGCGCGCTCGAGACCGAGCGCATCGCCCGTGCGGCCTCCGCCGCCGGGCGCCGCCAGCGGGTGCGACTCCGCGTCAACAGCGGCGTGCACGCCTCGACGCACGACTTCCTCGCGACGTCGCACGAGGATCAGAAGTTCGGGCAGCCGCTCGCCGAGGCGCCCCGGCTCGTCGCGGCGATCCTCGACCACGACAGCCTCGAATTCGTCGGGCTCCACTGCCACATCGGGTCGCAGATCTTCGCGACCGACGGCTTCCGCGAATCGGCTCGGCGCCTGCTCGGGGCGTACCCCGAGCTCGAGCGCCTGCTCGGCGGGCCGGTTCCCGAGCTCAATCTCGGCGGCGGCTTCGGCATCGCCTACACGTCGGCGCAGGCCGACGAGGCTCCCGACGTCGCGGCGATCGCCCGAGAGCTCGCCGACATCGTGGCGGAGACCTGCGCCGAGATCGGCATCGCGGTGCCGCAGCTCGCCTTCGAGCCGGGGCGCGCGGTCATCGGCCAGGCGGGCGTCACGCTCTACACCGTGGGCACCACCAAGCCCGTGCCGCTCGCGGGCTCCGACGCCGCCGCCGACGCCGCCGACCTCGGATTCCCCGAACGGCTCTATGTCAGCGTCGACGGCGGCATGAGCGACAACGCGCGGCCGGCGCTCTACGGCGCCGACTACCAGGTGCGCATCGCGAACCGCGTGAGCGATGCCGATCCCGCCCTCGTGCGCGTCGTGGGCAAGCACTGCGAATCCGGCGACATCGTCGTGCAGCGCGACGTGCTGCCGGGCGACGTGCGGCCGGGCGACACACTCGCCGTCGCCGTCACCGGTGCGTACTGCTGGTCGCTCTCCAGCAACTACAACTACGTGCCGCGGCCCCCCGTCGTCGCGGTGTCGAACGGCGCGGCGCGCGTCATCGTGCGCGGCGAGACCGAAGACGAGCTGCTCGCCAAGTCCGTGATTCCGGCGCCGGTGGCCCCGGCGCACGCGGGCTGA
- a CDS encoding homoserine dehydrogenase encodes MNGYRDLRIGLLGCGSVGAQVARLILAHGDELAARIGARLTLAGIAVRDVDAPRDVELPRELFTTDAERLVQGSDIVVELMGGIEPARTLIRQALQGGADVVTANKALIAAHGPELSEAAEQVGAQLSYEAAVAAAIPILRPLRESLAGDHITRVLGIVNGSTNYILDRMDRFGDSAEDASRVASELGFLEADPTLDVEGYDAAQKATILASIAFHTEVPVDAVHREGITQITAEQIDAAKSAGYVIKLLAIAERLQAADGTHGVSARVYPALIRRDHPLAAVHEGKNAVFVEAEAAGELMFYGAGAGGAETASAVLGDLVSAARRHVVGGPGIPGSLHAELPILPVGEVTTAYQIMLEVRDQPGVLASIAGILAERGVSAASVEQTVAGAAAGEDPSAALVIGTHRAREADLAATVEALRAADVVTAVTSVLRLEGQA; translated from the coding sequence ATGAATGGATACCGCGACCTCCGCATCGGACTGCTGGGCTGCGGCTCGGTCGGTGCGCAGGTGGCCCGGCTGATCCTCGCCCACGGCGACGAGCTCGCGGCGCGCATCGGAGCGCGACTCACGCTCGCCGGGATCGCCGTGCGCGACGTCGACGCGCCCCGCGACGTCGAGCTGCCCCGAGAGCTGTTCACCACCGACGCCGAGCGCCTCGTGCAGGGCTCCGACATCGTCGTCGAGCTCATGGGCGGCATCGAGCCCGCACGCACCCTCATCAGGCAGGCGCTGCAGGGCGGCGCCGACGTGGTCACCGCGAACAAGGCGCTCATCGCCGCGCACGGGCCCGAGCTCTCCGAGGCCGCCGAGCAGGTCGGCGCCCAGCTCTCGTACGAGGCCGCCGTCGCCGCCGCGATCCCGATCCTCCGCCCCCTCCGCGAGAGCCTGGCGGGCGATCACATCACCCGCGTGCTCGGCATCGTGAACGGATCGACCAACTACATCCTGGATCGCATGGACCGCTTCGGCGACAGTGCCGAAGACGCGTCGCGCGTGGCGAGCGAGCTCGGGTTCCTCGAAGCCGACCCCACGCTCGACGTCGAGGGTTACGACGCCGCTCAGAAGGCGACCATCCTCGCGAGCATCGCCTTCCACACGGAGGTGCCGGTCGACGCCGTGCACCGCGAGGGCATCACGCAGATCACCGCCGAGCAGATCGACGCGGCCAAGAGCGCCGGCTACGTCATCAAGCTGCTCGCCATCGCCGAGCGGCTGCAGGCCGCCGACGGCACGCACGGCGTCTCGGCGCGCGTCTACCCCGCGCTGATCCGCCGCGACCACCCCCTCGCGGCCGTGCACGAGGGCAAGAACGCCGTGTTCGTCGAGGCGGAGGCGGCCGGCGAGCTCATGTTCTACGGCGCCGGAGCCGGCGGCGCCGAGACCGCGTCCGCGGTTCTGGGCGACCTCGTGTCTGCGGCGCGCCGGCACGTGGTCGGCGGCCCGGGCATCCCGGGATCGCTCCACGCCGAGCTCCCGATCCTGCCCGTCGGCGAGGTGACGACGGCCTACCAGATCATGCTCGAGGTGCGCGATCAGCCGGGCGTGCTCGCGAGCATCGCGGGCATCCTCGCCGAACGGGGCGTATCGGCCGCCAGCGTCGAGCAGACGGTCGCGGGTGCGGCCGCGGGCGAGGATCCGAGCGCGGCGCTCGTCATCGGCACGCACCGCGCCCGCGAGGCCGATCTCGCCGCCACCGTCGAGGCGCTGCGCGCCGCCGACGTCGTGACCGCCGTGACGAGCGTGCTGCGCCTCGAGGGCCAGGCGTGA
- the thrB gene encoding homoserine kinase, giving the protein MSAAAGGVGRTVQVRVPATSANLGPGFDTLGIALAYGDELSVVVRDAPGATVHVSGVGAGEVPTDETNLVVRSAAHVFAQLGREMPGIEVTATNRIPHGRGMGSSGSAIVAGVMIAAGLLQSDPQRPMALTEEQLLAFATELEGHPDNVAPALFGGLTIAWTTEQGPRFKRLMVHRGVAPLVLVPSFTMSTELARSLQPKQVPHEDAVFNVSRSALLIAALTQSPELLLEATEDRLHQNYRGAAMPATRDLIGELRSAGHAAVVSGAGPSVLVLSNGPLDRMQAADYVTAHHPDWRVLTLAVDTKGATVETAPAGATL; this is encoded by the coding sequence GTGAGCGCCGCCGCGGGCGGCGTCGGCCGCACCGTGCAGGTGCGCGTCCCGGCGACCAGCGCGAACCTCGGGCCCGGGTTCGACACGCTCGGCATCGCCCTCGCCTACGGCGACGAGCTCTCGGTCGTCGTGCGCGACGCGCCCGGGGCGACCGTGCACGTCTCCGGGGTCGGCGCGGGGGAGGTGCCCACCGACGAGACGAACCTCGTCGTGCGCTCCGCCGCCCACGTGTTCGCGCAGCTGGGCCGCGAGATGCCCGGCATCGAGGTCACCGCGACCAACCGCATCCCCCACGGGCGCGGCATGGGGTCCTCCGGCTCCGCGATCGTCGCCGGCGTGATGATCGCGGCGGGGCTCCTGCAGAGCGACCCGCAGCGTCCGATGGCGCTGACCGAGGAGCAGCTGCTCGCCTTCGCGACCGAGCTCGAGGGGCACCCCGACAACGTCGCCCCCGCGCTCTTCGGCGGCCTGACGATCGCATGGACCACCGAGCAGGGGCCCCGGTTCAAGCGCCTCATGGTGCACCGCGGGGTGGCGCCGCTCGTGCTCGTGCCGAGCTTCACGATGTCGACGGAGCTCGCCCGCAGCCTGCAGCCGAAGCAGGTGCCGCACGAGGACGCCGTCTTCAACGTCTCGCGGTCGGCGCTCCTCATCGCCGCGCTCACGCAGAGCCCCGAGCTGCTGCTCGAGGCGACCGAGGATCGCCTGCACCAGAACTATCGCGGCGCCGCGATGCCGGCGACGCGCGACCTCATCGGGGAGCTGCGATCCGCCGGCCATGCCGCCGTGGTCTCGGGCGCCGGGCCCTCGGTGCTCGTGCTCTCGAACGGCCCGCTCGACCGCATGCAGGCGGCGGACTACGTGACGGCGCACCACCCCGACTGGCGCGTGCTCACCCTGGCCGTCGATACCAAGGGTGCTACAGTGGAGACGGCCCCTGCGGGAGCGACGCTCTAG